In Planctomycetia bacterium, one DNA window encodes the following:
- a CDS encoding competence/damage-inducible protein A: protein MNAQLISIGTELTMGQTIDTNAAWLAQQLAAVGIECDRHVTVPDDLAPITRAIREAAGEADLLLITGGLGPTVDDLTRQALADAAGVPLEFRPECLAAIEAFFAHRNRPMHPQNRVQAMIPAGFSPIDNTCGTAPGMTGRLKKSIVFVMPGVPREMKTMFARDVLPAIHAASPSPSQGEGRSEGPTPARHATVILQRVIRTFGMPEAEVGEKIADLMARGRNPTVGTSAADLIISIRINARAESELAARALIDHDADEIHRRLGIAVFGEGDDTISDAAARLLIAQKKTIATAESCTGGLIAKRLTDVPGSSAYFIQSFVTYSNDAKQRLLEIPAELLAAHGAVSPEIAQAMAANCRRLAGTDFALSATGIAGPTGGTTDKPVGLVYIALAQSGSSTSHANATNSELPMSRGTSSSRGLQPARPIQHERTPDSDCSVCVKELRFGESLTRDEIRDRTAKAAINLLRLALLQAP from the coding sequence ATGAACGCCCAACTCATCAGCATCGGCACCGAACTCACGATGGGCCAGACCATCGACACCAACGCCGCGTGGCTGGCGCAGCAGCTCGCCGCCGTCGGCATCGAGTGCGATCGTCACGTCACGGTCCCAGACGACCTCGCGCCGATCACGCGCGCCATCCGCGAAGCCGCCGGCGAGGCCGACCTGCTGCTCATCACCGGCGGACTCGGCCCCACCGTGGACGACCTCACGCGCCAGGCCCTCGCCGACGCCGCCGGCGTGCCGCTTGAGTTTCGCCCCGAATGCCTCGCCGCCATCGAGGCCTTCTTCGCCCACCGCAATCGCCCCATGCATCCGCAGAACCGCGTGCAGGCCATGATCCCCGCCGGCTTCAGCCCCATCGACAACACCTGCGGCACCGCCCCCGGCATGACCGGACGTCTAAAAAAGTCTATCGTCTTTGTCATGCCCGGCGTCCCGCGCGAGATGAAAACCATGTTCGCACGCGACGTCCTCCCCGCCATTCACGCCGCATCCCCCTCTCCCTCCCAGGGAGAGGGCCGGAGTGAGGGTCCAACGCCTGCGCGACATGCCACCGTCATCCTCCAGCGCGTCATACGCACCTTCGGCATGCCCGAGGCCGAGGTCGGCGAAAAAATCGCCGATCTCATGGCCCGCGGCCGAAACCCCACCGTCGGCACCAGCGCAGCCGACCTGATCATCTCCATCCGCATCAACGCCCGCGCCGAATCCGAACTTGCCGCCCGAGCGCTGATCGACCACGACGCCGATGAAATCCACCGACGACTCGGCATCGCCGTCTTCGGCGAGGGCGACGACACCATCTCCGACGCTGCCGCGCGGCTGCTCATCGCACAGAAGAAAACCATCGCCACGGCGGAATCCTGCACCGGAGGCCTCATCGCCAAGCGCCTCACCGACGTGCCCGGCAGCAGCGCCTACTTCATCCAATCGTTCGTCACGTATTCAAACGACGCCAAGCAGCGGCTGCTCGAGATCCCCGCCGAACTCCTCGCCGCGCACGGCGCGGTCAGCCCCGAGATCGCGCAGGCCATGGCCGCCAACTGCCGCCGACTGGCCGGCACCGATTTCGCCCTCTCTGCCACCGGCATCGCCGGCCCCACCGGCGGCACGACCGACAAACCCGTCGGGCTGGTGTACATTGCGCTTGCCCAATCTGGCTCATCAACGAGCCATGCGAACGCGACAAACTCTGAACTGCCAATGAGCCGCGGGACATCATCGAGCCGCGGGCTTCAGCCCGCGCGGCCGATCCAACACGAGCGAACGCCCGATTCCGATTGCAGCGTCTGCGTCAAGGAACTTCGTTTCGGCGAATCGCTCACCCGCGACGAAATCCGCGATCGCACCGC